A stretch of DNA from Campylobacter gracilis:
GGGTATCGGCATCAGCATCGCCGCAAATCGCCACGCTCACATCCGCTGCGCGTTGTGTCATGACGCGACTAGCGCTAGATTAGCCAGAGAGCACAACGACGCCAACGTCCTAGCCTTCGGCGAGCGATTAATGGGCGCGCTGGTGATCGAAGATATGATTAGGGCGTTTTTCGGCACTGATTTTGCGGGCGGCAGGCACATTAAGCGCGTCGCAAAGCTAGGCGCTTGCGGTAGTGCGAATTGCGCGCATGGATTTGATGGGGAGAATTTCACGCAGAACTCCGCTCAAAATTTTGCGGAACAAAGCTGTAGCATTAATTTAAACGGACGAAATTCCAAATCAAGCTTCGGTGGCAAAACCCTTTCTTGCAAAAATCCCATTGGCACAGATTCTGCATCAAATTTTGCGCGGAGCTTTAACGATAAAAATTCCTTATTTACCGGTGAGAATTCCTTGATAAGCTTTGGTGGTGCACATCATATAAATTTAAATTCTGCGCACGCAAAGATAATCTTTAATGAGAAAAATTCGCTAGATAAAAATTCCACTAGCGCAAATTCTACGTTGAATTTTATGCGCGAGAGCGTTTGCGAGAAAAATTTCGCTCAAAAAGCTAGCTGCAAATATTTTGTCAGTTTGAACCCAGCAATTATAAATTTCAAGGCTACAAATTCCGTTTGCATGAGCGTTAAGCCAAAAAACGTAAATTGCGCTAGTGCGGGTTTAACAGATGCGAATTCTGATATTGCGAGCGTAAATTTAAAGGGAGCAAATCTTTCTAACGCGTATTTTAGGAGCATAAATTCTGCCTATTTTAACGCAGCACCCGCTACTATGCGCCGCTTTGCAAATCCAAATGAAGGAGGCGAGCAATGAGCGTAGTATTAGGCGTTTTAGCGCTATTTTTTGCAGCACTACTTATTTTATCGATCCGAAAAAATTCTAAAATTTACGCCTTACTTCGAAAGAGCGAAGAAAGAATTTCAAAGCTTAAAAGCGATAACGAAAAGCTCAAAACTGCCCTTCGCTTCGGCATTGAGGCCCTGCAAAATGAGGAGAGCGAAAACTGCAGCTTAAAAATCCAAAACGCAAGATTGAAAAGAGGTAAGCTATGAAAAGTCTAAGCAACGAGCAAAAAAGCTATTTATTTCGCTCGATCCGCACCGTGCGCGACTTCCCAAAGCCCGGTATTTTGTTTTATGATATCACGACGCTCGTAGGCGATCGCGAGGCGTTTAATTTCCTGCTTGATCATCTAGCCGAGCGCTACGCCGATTACGGACTTGATTACATAGTAGGCATAGAAAGTCGCGGATTTATTTTTGCAGCGGCACTTGCTGCGAGGTTGAGGGTTGCTTTTGTGCCAATTAGAAAGCCAAAGAAGCTTCCTTATATCACGATTTCGCAAAAATACAGCCTTGAATACGGCTTCGATCAGGTCGAGATGCATGTGGATGCATTCTCTGGCGTGCAAGATGCCAAGGTGCTGCTAATCGACGATCTTATCGCCACCGGAGGCACCGCACGAGCGGCATTAGATCTCATCGCGCAGACGCAGGCTAAGTGCGTCGAAGCCTGCTTTTTGCTAAATTTACGTGAGTTAAACGATCTAGGCGAGTTTTCGCGACGCACAAATGTTTATTGCGTTTTAGAGGCGTGATTTTGGAAGAGCTACTTAAAAATTTATTACAAGAATACCACCAATACGCCTATATAGTGCTTTTTGTTTGGTGTATTTTAGAAGGCGAAATCGCACTGATTTTAGGCGGCATAATGGCGCACGAGGGACATATAAATTTGCCGCTAGGTATCTTTGTTGCGGGGCTTGGGGCATTTTGTGGCGATCAGTTTTATTTTTATATCGGGCGCTACAACAAAAAATATATCAGTAAAAAACTCGCGGCACAGCGCCGAAAATTTGCGATCGCACACCTGCTTTTGCAACGCTACGGCTGGCCGATAATTTTAATGCAGCGCTATATGTATGGCTTTCGCGTCATCATCCCGATGAGTATCGGCATCACTCGCTACAGCGCAAAGAAATTTGCGATTATCAATCTTTTTAGCGCTTGGTGCTGGTCGGGTGCGACGATGATTTTGGCGTGGTATTTTGGCGAGGAGATCTGGAGCGGGCTGCGGCTAATCGAGCAACACTGGTATTTTGCGATACCTATCATAGGCGGAATTTTATATCTATTTTTTAGGCTATTTAAACGTATGGAAAATCACTTTATGAACTCACGAAAGGAACGAGATGAAAGTAAAACTGCTAGATCGTAAAATTAACGAGATAGAGGCGGATTTTGAAGTTATTTTAGTTGTGGATAAAAATTTAAATCACGAATTTATTAAAGACACGGATAAGTTTGCGCTTTTTAATTACAAAGGCGAGGGCAATCTACTCCTTGCCGAGAGCGGGCGGCTGTACATCGGCGTCAAGGCGCTAGAATATGACCGCGTTCGCACAGCACTTGCAAGCGCATACAACGCGCTTAAGGGCTACGCGATCAAAAATTTTAAAATCGCCTTTTACAAATGCGGCTGCGACCGCAGAAGCACGATGGCGATGGTCGAGGGCGTGCTTTTGGGCGGCTATGAGTTTAATAAATACAAAAGCGATAAAAAAAGCTCTAGCTTGAATGAAATTTTAATCTCGACGCAAGAGTATAGCGGTGAGCAGATCGATTTGCAAAAGGCAAACTTTGGTATAGAACAAGGCGCCATCACTGCGAGCGCCGCAAATTTTGCGCGCGACGGCGTCAATGAGATACCTGAAATTTACACGCCCGAAAAGATGGCGAGCGAGGCTGAAATTTTAGCCTCGAACTACGACGACGTGAGCGTTAAAATTTACGACGAGGACTTTTTGCGCGAGCAGAATATGAATGCGTTTTTGGCAGTCAATCGCTCCAGCGCTCATCCGCCTCGCCTCATCCATCTGATCTATAAGCCGCAGCGCTGCCTAAAGCGCGTTGTTTTCGTCGGCAAAGGGCTTACTTACGACAGCGGCGGGCTGAGTTTGAAGCCTGCCGATTATATGCTTACGATGAAAAGCGACAAAAGCGGCGCGCTTGCTGCGATGGGTATCATCAAGGGCGCTGCCGAGCTCGAGCTGCCGTTTGAGATACACGCGGTTATCGGCGCCACCGAAAATATGATCGGCGGCGATTCGTATAAACCCGACGACGTACTGCTTAGCCGCAGCGGCGTGAGTATCGAGGTGCGAAACACCGACGCGGAGGGCAGGCTCGTGCTTGCCGACTGCCTAAGCTACGCGCAGGATCTTGAGCCAGATCTGCTAATTGATATGGCGACGCTTACCGGCGCTTGCGTCGTGGGGCTTGGCGAATACACTAGCGGCATTATGGGAAACAGCGAGGAGCTAAAGCGTAAATTTAAAGATCTTAGCGGATCAAGCGGCGAGCTATTTAGTATTTTGGAATTTAACGATTATCTGCGCGAGCTAATCAAAAGCAGTATCGCGGACGTCTCTAACTGCGCTTCCAGTAGATACGGCGGCGCGATAACCGCGGGACTATTTTTGGATAAATTTATAAAAGACGAGTATAAAGGCAAGTGGCTGCACCTTGATATCGCGGGGCCTGCGTATCTGGAAAAGGCGTGGGGCTATTACGCGGCAGGCGCGACTGGCGCGGGAGTGAGAGCCAGCCTGTACTTTTTACAGGCTCTAGCCAAAGAGTTGAAGGACGCGTAGATGGGGCTTTCAGTAGGGATCGTAGGGCTTCCGAACGTCGGCAAATCCACCACATTTAACGCGCTTAGCGGCGCGCAAAACGCACAGGCGCAGAATTATCCATTCTGCACGATTGAGCCCAATAAGGCGGTCGTGCCCGTGCCAGATGCCAGGCTCGGCAAGCTAGCACAGATCGTTAAGCCCGGTCGCATCGTGCATTCGACCATCGAGTTCGTCGATATCGCGGGCCTCGTGCGCGGAGCTAGCAAGGGCGAGGGGCTGGGGAATAAATTTCTTTCAAATATCCGCGAGTGCGAGATCATCCTTCATATCGTGCGCTGCTTCGAAAGCGGTGACATAACCCACGTCGAAGGCTGCGTCGATCCTATCCGCGATATCGAGATCATCGAAACCGAGCTTATTTTAGCAGACATCGAGCAGCTTGGCCGCAAGATCGAGCGCCTCGGTAAGGAAGCCAAAGCAAATCAAAAAGGCGCTAAAGAGGCGCTAGCCGTGGCAAACGAGCTTTTAGCGCATCTAAACGACGGCAAGCCCGCTTCAAATTTTGCGCTCAAAGAGGACGAAAGCTACATCGCTTTAAATCGTGAGCTGCGCCTGCTTAGCGCCAAAGATGTAATCTACGGCGCAAATGTGGACGAAGACGGCATCGCGCAGGATAACGAATATGTCGCGCGCGTAAGAGAATACGCAAATGCCCGCGGCGCCGAGGTGATCAAGCTCTGCGCCAAGATCGAAGAGGAACTCATAGGGCTAAGCGACGAGGAGACGCACGAGATGCTGCAAAGCCTGGGCGCGCAGCAAAGCGGGCTGGAGCTCATCATCAAGCGCTCCTTTGCGAAGCTTAGCCTCATCAGCTACTTTACCGCAGGTGAGATGGAGGTGCGCGCGTGGACGATCACGAAGGGCTGGAAGGCTCCAAAGGCCGCGAGCGTGATCCACAACGACTTTGAGCGCGGATTTATCAGAGCCGAGGTGATCGGATTTGATGATTTCATCGCGTGCGGCGGCGAGAGTAGGGCGAAAGAAGCGGGCAAAATGCGCCTTGAGGGCAAGGACTACGTCGTGCAAGACGGCGACGTGATGCATTTTAGATTTAATGTTTAAATTTGTTTTTTAGATCGTCGAAATTCGGTCTGTGCTAGCTTTAAAATTTTGTAAATTTTAGCTCAAACGCGGATTTAATAAATTTTGATTTTCGCGAGCAGCAGCTTTTGGCTGAAATTTGTATCGCTAGAACAAAACGAGATGCGCGCTAAAGCCACGTTAAATTTGATAGCGAAATTTAATCGGCTCGGCTTGGTTAAAATTTTAGCTACACCGCGCTGGATTTGCGCTTAAAACTGCTTAGCAAAATATGTCTAAGAATACTTCCAAAATCGCGCCAAAATTTATATACGGCAAAAACTGCGTGTAAATTTAAAGGGCAAATTTTACTAAAGATCGCAATAGCTTGTATATGCGCGCGATAATACTTGAGCTTTGCATTCAAATTTATGGCTTGTAAATTTTGTATCTAGCGATTTTTAAATTTTAATCCCCGAATTTAAATGTCTCGTTTTAACGCGCGCAGTGCGAATACCGCATGAGTAAAATTTATTAAAAGCGCGCGCGGCGCTTAATTGCAGCGATTTACTCGTCTGCGACATTGCTTACCGCGGTGCGCGTTTTTTTTGACGCAGTGCAAGACGCGCACAGAAACCGTACTTATAAGGCGACTGCATCAAATTTACCGTCGATAGGCGCGGGTGCGGTAGAATTGAGCGGAAAATTTTAAAACCGAGCTCGAGATCCGCTCTATCATGTTGTGTTATAATCGTAGCAGTGATCCTGCCAGTCGGGATTGAGCTTTTTCAAATTTAAATTATGCGTACTGCAAATGCCTAGGCGGCAGTCGCCGTGCGAAATTTTACGCGATAGAATTTATCGTCGTGAAAATTTTTGCACGAAATTCCGATTCGCGGAATTTCACAATACAAATTCTGCACCATGAAAATTCATGCGACGGAATTTGTATTGTGAAAGCTTACCGCATCAAATTTAGAAGCTAGAATTTTGCCGCGCAGAATTCCGTTGCGTCGTGGAGCTTTTTGGAATAAATAAGCAGGCTTTTTAGCGCTACGCAAACAGCGCCGGGCAAGCGGCTCTAAATTTAACTTAATTTTGGAGGATTATGCGAAATAAGCAGCCTTATATCGAAGATAGGATAGAAAACTTGCGTATCCGCGTCCTTAGGCAGGAGATCGAGACGCTCGTGCTTTTTGAGATCGACGGCGTTCGCTTTCGCATGTGTTGCAGGGCATTCTCGTTTAAGCAGGGCGATTTAGTGCGCGTAAAATACTGCAAGCAGGGATATTTAGGCAGCCTCGTCGCCTTGTAGGTCGAGCGTCGCAGAACGCCTTTGGAATATGCCCGCGATTTTGAATTGAGCGTCTGGACGCCGCAAGACGCGCGCTATATTTAGTTTGGGACATTTTGATTACATTCGGTCTGATTTTTTTCGTCACGGCAGTGTTTTACGCGATCTACCTTGCGTCCAAAAAAGACGCATTCCCAAACCTAGGCGATTTTTTCTACACTTGCGCGGCGCTTGCGCTTGTTGCGATGATAATTATGGTATACATTTACGCAGCCGCCTGCGCTATTAAGAGCCGCACGCCTCGTTTGACACAACTGGTGTTTAACCTTGCCAAGCGACTACTTGGCTTAGCGCGACTATTTTGGGCGGTATTGATTGCTTGTGCTGCTGCGATTGCGGTGCTGCTTTGGATTTATATGACATTTATTAAGGATAAAACGGCAAGCCTGAGCGATTTTTTCTATTCTTGCGTAGTGCTTACGCCAGTGTGTGTGATATGCCTAGTTTGTTCTACTTGCATGCAAAAACTCTCATCATGGCGCAAGCGTCGTAAAAAATAGCGCTACTGCTCCGCATAAACACACAGCGTGGAATTTTATAATTCCGTCGCTTCAAATTTTGCCGGGTAGAATTTCGCGCCATGCTATAAATTTTATGCGCCGCGAAATCACAAATTCCGTTTCATATAAATACGGCGAGCGGCAAAATTCTATCTCACAAATAAACCATACCGCGTTGCGGGCATTGATAATCTACTCGTTTATTCAGCCAAATTAACCCATGCTGCCGTAAATTTTATGTTTTTAAAATTTCACGCCGAATATTTCGCAGCTAAAAAATACCCCGTAGAGCCGCTGTGCCCTCTACATGTTTGTACGGCAAGAAATAATGCACGAAGTTTGTGCAAGTGCCTCCAGACACGCATATTTCGGCGCTCAGTCTGTGTTTGACATGCGCAGAATCGAGATCAGGTATCTCTAATCCGCCGCTTTTGTAACCGCTGTAACCCATCTCTATCGGCACCTCTAGCTCATCTTTTTCAAAAACGACGCGTCCGCTTTGCACCTGCTCGAGCTTGATGTTGTTCAGCACGATCCCTGGCGCACTCACGTGGTCAAAATTTATACTTAGTTCATACGGGGCGCCGGTGGAGTTGTCGTCCGAGAAGTCGGGCTTCGACTCGCGCTCGTCGCGCCATAATCGTCCGCCGATAGTGGTAGCTCTTAAGCGGGCGCTGACGCTAAAATCCTTCAGATCCAGCGAAGCGCTGCTAAAATCACGGATGAGCGTCCAGGCTACGACGGTACGGCCGAAAAATTTATCGGCGATCATATATGTGCCGAAAAGCGAGCTTATGACTACCCAAAACAGAAATATAAATTTAAAAATCTTACGTAAAACGAATTTTAACGTCTTCATCGCTATCCTTTCAATCTAAAGCTTAAGCGGAATTCCGCCCGCAAATCCGCGGATTAAAATTCCGTGTGCGGATTTCGCTTATGAAATTTTGCGCTTTTTCAGTCTGCGGCGGAATTTTAAGACAGAATTCCGTGGCTAAATTTTACTGCGAAATTATAAAACAAATTTCGCCCATGAAATTTTCCCTAGAACTGCGCCTGTAAAATTCCATAAACGAAATTTGGAGATGAAATTCTATGGGCGGAATTCCATAGTTAAAATTTCACGGCAAGGCTCAGAAATCAATTATCGCGGCAAAATTCCACGCCTTAAAATTTTAAGAAAGTATGAAATTTTTTATCTGATCGCAGATCACCTCTTCGGACTGTGCGGCGTCGATTTGCAGGGTCTCGACGCCGCACGCCGCGCATGCCTGCGCCATAAGATCTTGCACACGCATTAGGTATTTTAGCCCGCGAGCCTCGATTATATCGCTGCTAGCGCGCGTTTTGAGCCGATGCCTGATGAGCTGTTCGTCCGCCGAAAACAGCACGATTTTATCTGCAAATTTGCCCCCAAGCGCAAATTTGTTAAGCGCGATAAGCTCGCTAATATCTGCGCCCTCGTCGTTTGCCAGCGCATAGGCAAGCCCCGAGATGAAGCCACGATCGCTTAG
This window harbors:
- a CDS encoding leucyl aminopeptidase, which produces MKVKLLDRKINEIEADFEVILVVDKNLNHEFIKDTDKFALFNYKGEGNLLLAESGRLYIGVKALEYDRVRTALASAYNALKGYAIKNFKIAFYKCGCDRRSTMAMVEGVLLGGYEFNKYKSDKKSSSLNEILISTQEYSGEQIDLQKANFGIEQGAITASAANFARDGVNEIPEIYTPEKMASEAEILASNYDDVSVKIYDEDFLREQNMNAFLAVNRSSAHPPRLIHLIYKPQRCLKRVVFVGKGLTYDSGGLSLKPADYMLTMKSDKSGALAAMGIIKGAAELELPFEIHAVIGATENMIGGDSYKPDDVLLSRSGVSIEVRNTDAEGRLVLADCLSYAQDLEPDLLIDMATLTGACVVGLGEYTSGIMGNSEELKRKFKDLSGSSGELFSILEFNDYLRELIKSSIADVSNCASSRYGGAITAGLFLDKFIKDEYKGKWLHLDIAGPAYLEKAWGYYAAGATGAGVRASLYFLQALAKELKDA
- a CDS encoding DedA family protein; amino-acid sequence: MEELLKNLLQEYHQYAYIVLFVWCILEGEIALILGGIMAHEGHINLPLGIFVAGLGAFCGDQFYFYIGRYNKKYISKKLAAQRRKFAIAHLLLQRYGWPIILMQRYMYGFRVIIPMSIGITRYSAKKFAIINLFSAWCWSGATMILAWYFGEEIWSGLRLIEQHWYFAIPIIGGILYLFFRLFKRMENHFMNSRKERDESKTARS
- a CDS encoding adenine phosphoribosyltransferase; amino-acid sequence: MKSLSNEQKSYLFRSIRTVRDFPKPGILFYDITTLVGDREAFNFLLDHLAERYADYGLDYIVGIESRGFIFAAALAARLRVAFVPIRKPKKLPYITISQKYSLEYGFDQVEMHVDAFSGVQDAKVLLIDDLIATGGTARAALDLIAQTQAKCVEACFLLNLRELNDLGEFSRRTNVYCVLEA
- the ychF gene encoding redox-regulated ATPase YchF — encoded protein: MGLSVGIVGLPNVGKSTTFNALSGAQNAQAQNYPFCTIEPNKAVVPVPDARLGKLAQIVKPGRIVHSTIEFVDIAGLVRGASKGEGLGNKFLSNIRECEIILHIVRCFESGDITHVEGCVDPIRDIEIIETELILADIEQLGRKIERLGKEAKANQKGAKEALAVANELLAHLNDGKPASNFALKEDESYIALNRELRLLSAKDVIYGANVDEDGIAQDNEYVARVREYANARGAEVIKLCAKIEEELIGLSDEETHEMLQSLGAQQSGLELIIKRSFAKLSLISYFTAGEMEVRAWTITKGWKAPKAASVIHNDFERGFIRAEVIGFDDFIACGGESRAKEAGKMRLEGKDYVVQDGDVMHFRFNV
- the tmk gene encoding dTMP kinase yields the protein MYVIFEGIDGVGKSTQIARLAAAFPQAIVTKEPGGTKLGEAVRSLVLGEDFKWRRGSVNLREVCGEISKRAELLLFLADRAEHYERVIKGGAGGLVLSDRGFISGLAYALANDEGADISELIALNKFALGGKFADKIVLFSADEQLIRHRLKTRASSDIIEARGLKYLMRVQDLMAQACAACGVETLQIDAAQSEEVICDQIKNFILS